The proteins below are encoded in one region of Styela clava chromosome 4, kaStyClav1.hap1.2, whole genome shotgun sequence:
- the LOC120326987 gene encoding uncharacterized protein LOC120326987 isoform X2 — MREIIFIIIFAGCLSTTYGLSCMPCSNRTCETPSCNSSGYALGICACCDVCAKPYNASCGGLWNLEGTCDKNLTCYHTPEQLIEPYFAEGSCVDSHCRAIIDVIWAMDGSESMEEKNFKTLKKFLQNATMEIYDKFGACAHVEILQYSNKDSVVASIPIEDSELFQIPFSLGECVNNVDCIQRRLDEMEQLGGQTFTYYALRRIREVELKKSSRAERSKKIVIVVTDGEASDGASLLEWYKQAILDGIIPFAIGIGEFDPEQLQTIANGGKSNERVFSIDSLSNLNISKIGEVLVNGIWNETVHENITCAYPEVYSPCTNPDCDNTCENPFGKCVADCKGVGCVCAEGYVRMGGENQTCVKYGDCPSCPYPQVYKTCTSNCPPTCETPNPFCIQSCAPAGCVCAEGYVQKSDNDTTCVRQEDCKMSCVDPFVENSCPSYCPATCDDPNPTCIQVCAPSACTCPKGYLLSKSDNGTTCVLPENCPAQKKALLEIIFVIDGSGSIGESNFAIVKKWLVNQTVNIYEAFGNSARVEVLQYSNKDNPWDGVSIGDSKKFVIPFVLGDCVNNASCFTPLIMNMPYLNGGTYTYYALRRVMEVEFPKSPSYATSTKAVIVITDGEANDSAFLRGWHDKYKHMLNTIAIGIGQYEKFLNQLQDIANGGTGNDRVFTYADFGALRESSSDIITALINSTSSCDDPFVENSCPSYCPATCDDPTPICIQVCAPPGCTCPKGHLLSKSDNGTTCVLPENCPEKKCIFPEVHTNCALPCLKTCSDPNPICPEICQLNQCVCAEGYIRKSATNLTCILQDECPDNTCQYPMIRSDCGSACPTTCETVNADYPIACTLQCIVGACVCPKGMVLRSLTDRVCVTPGNCTKPPTVCPYPKMFQLCPSACPATCDNPNPGVCTKSNRQCAEDKCVCPPDHVLFSETDGRCVHAYECPARDCMATCAPLEFTGCSSKLSEAWSCHLSNWICAAYEWKLSMEEWWFTTGCYSEDGRMEYRWREAFSCPEYGDVDCVSPGTKTWKTDAFGCQRWQCGSGGYRDTRQLEKMWKIHSMKYQQIMKLYNEAKMVCGGGSVGEC; from the exons ACTCGCATTGTAGAGCTATTATCGATGTTATTTGGGCAATGGACGGCTCAGAATCGATggaggaaaaaaatttcaaaactttgaaGAAATTTCTACAAAATGCTACAATGGAAATTTATGACAAGTTCGGAGCTTGCGCACATGTGGAGATTTTACAGTATTCGAACAAAGATTCTGTTGTGGCATC CATTCCAATTGAAGATTCCGAGCTATTTCAAATACCGTTTTCTCTTGGTGAATGCGTTAATAACGTGGATTGCATACAGCGAAGGTTGGACGAGATGGAACAACTTGGCGGACAGACGTTTACATATTACGCACTACGGAGGATTCGTGAG GTCGAGTTAAAGAAATCATCCCGAGCTGAAAGATCGAAAAAGATTGTCATTGTAGTCACAGACGGGGAGGCTAGTGACGGGGCGTCTCTGTTAGAATG GTATAAGCAAGCAATACTGGATGGAATAATACCATTTGCAATTGGCATTGGAGAATTTGATCCCGAACAACTCCAGACTATTGCCAATGGGGGAAAGAGCAATGAACGAGTGTTCAGTATCGATTCACTTTCAAAtctcaatatttcaaaaattggaGAAGTTCTCGTAAATggaatttggaatgaaacagtTCACGAGAATA TAACATGCGCTTACCCGGAAGTGTACTCACCGTGTACAAATCCTGATTGCGACAACACATGTGAGAATCCTTTCGGCAAATGCGTCGCTGATTGCAAAGGAGTAGGGTGTGTATGTGCGGAAGGATATGTGAGAATGGGAGGTGAAAACCAAACGTGTGTTAAATATGGAGATTGTC CCTCATGCCCCTATCCACAAGTCTACAAGACATGTACATCTAATTGTCCCCCGACTTGCGAAACTCCGAATCCCTTCTGCATCCAATCTTGCGCACCTGCTGGCTGTGTGTGTGCGGAAGGATATGTGCAAAAGAGCGACAATGATACAACATGTGTGAGACAGGAGGATTGTAAAA TGTCATGCGTCGATCCATTTGTCGAAAACTCTTGTCCATCATATTGTCCCGCAACATGCGACGATCCGAACCCCACTTGCATACAAGTTTGCGCACCCTCAGCTTGCACCTGCCCAAAAGGTTACTTACTATCAAAAAGCGACAATGGTACAACCTGTGTGCTGCCGGAGAACTGTCCAG CTCAGAAGAAAGCATTGCTTGAGATAATCTTTGTAATCGATGGATCAGGATCGATCGGAGAATCAAACTTTGCAATTGTGAAGAAATGGCTTGTCAACCAAACAGTAAACATATATGAAGCTTTTGGAAACTCTGCACGTGTTGAAGTATTACAATATTCAAACAAAGACAATCCCTGGGACGG GGTTTCGATTGGAGATTCAAAGAAGTTTGTTATTCCGTTTGTGCTGGGTGATTGCGTGAATAATGCATCCTGTTTCACACCATTGATTATGAACATGCCATACTTGAATGGGGGAACTTATACTTACTATGCACTACGGAGAGTAATGGAG GTGGAATTTCCAAAATCTCCAAGCTACGCAACATCCACGAAAGCAGTTATCGTTATAACTGATGGCGAAGCTAATGACAGTGCTTTCCTTCGTGGCTG GCATGATAAATACAAACATATGTTAAACACGATTGCAATAGGAATTGGACAATACGAAAAGTTTTTGAACCAATTGCAAGATATTGCAAACGGTGGCACGGGAAACGACAGAGTATTTACCTATGCGGATTTCGGTGCACTGCGTGAAAGTTCTTCCGATATTATCACTGCTCTCATCAATTCAACAT CGTCATGCGACGATCCATTTGTCGAAAACTCTTGTCCCTCATATTGTCCCGCAACTTGCGACGATCCAACTCCCATCTGCATACAAGTTTGCGCACCCCCAGGTTGCACCTGCCCAAAAGGTCATTTACTATCGAAAAGCGACAATGGTACAACCTGTGTGTTGCCGGAGAACTGCCCAg AGAAGAAATGTATCTTTCCAGAGGTTCACACAAACTGTGCGTTACCATGTTTAAAGACTTGCAGTGATCCTAACCCTATTTGCCCCGAGATCTGCCAATTGAATCAATGCGTTTGCGCTGAAGGATACATCAGGAAAAGTGCAACAAACTTAACATGTATTCTGCAGGATGAATGTCCAG ACAATACCTGTCAGTATCCTATGATACGTTCCGATTGCGGAAGTGCTTGTCCTACTACGTGTGAGACAGTTAATGCTGATTACCCAATCGCTTGCACTCTTCAATGCATCGTAGGTGCCTGTGTCTGTCCAAAAGGAATGGTGTTGAGGAGTTTAACTGACAGAGTATGTGTAACTCCAGGAAACTGCACAa aACCTCCAACTGTCTGTCCTTATCCAAAAATGTTTCAACTTTGTCCGTCCGCATGTCCTGCAACCTGTGACAATCCCAACCCTGGTGTTTGTACCAAAAGTAACAGGCAATGCGCAGAAGACAAATGTGTTTGTCCGCCGGATCACGTGCTCTTCAGTGAAACAGATGGAAGATGCGTTCATGCTTACGAATGCCCAG CCCGTGACTGTATGGCCACCTGCGCTCCTTTGGAATTCACTGGCTGTTCATCAAAACTTTCTGAAGCGTGGTCTTGTCATTTGTCCAATTGGATCTGCGCTGCATATGAATGGAAGTTGTCTATGGAAGAGTGGTG GTTCACAACTGGATGTTACTCAGAAGATGGAAGGATGGAATACAGATGGCGTGAAGCATTTAGCTGTCCAGAATATGGAGATGTAGATTGTGTGAGTCCCGGAACCAAAACTTGGAAGACAGATGCTTTTGGATGTCAAAGATGGCAATGCGGTAGTGGAGGATATCGAG ATACTCGCCAACTTGAGAAAATGTGGAAAATTCACAGCATGAAATACCAACAGATTATGAAACTCTATAACGAAGCGAAGATGGTGTGCGGAGGTGGCAGCGTAGGAGAATGctga
- the LOC120326987 gene encoding uncharacterized protein LOC120326987 isoform X1, whose product MREIIFIIIFAGCLSTTYGLSCMPCSNRTCETPSCNSSGYALGICACCDVCAKPYNASCGGLWNLEGTCDKNLTCYHTPEQLIEPYFAEGSCVDSHCRAIIDVIWAMDGSESMEEKNFKTLKKFLQNATMEIYDKFGACAHVEILQYSNKDSVVASIPIEDSELFQIPFSLGECVNNVDCIQRRLDEMEQLGGQTFTYYALRRIREVELKKSSRAERSKKIVIVVTDGEASDGASLLEWYKQAILDGIIPFAIGIGEFDPEQLQTIANGGKSNERVFSIDSLSNLNISKIGEVLVNGIWNETVHENITCAYPEVYSPCTNPDCDNTCENPFGKCVADCKGVGCVCAEGYVRMGGENQTCVKYGDCPSCPYPQVYKTCTSNCPPTCETPNPFCIQSCAPAGCVCAEGYVQKSDNDTTCVRQEDCKMSCVDPFVENSCPSYCPATCDDPNPTCIQVCAPSACTCPKGYLLSKSDNGTTCVLPENCPAQKKALLEIIFVIDGSGSIGESNFAIVKKWLVNQTVNIYEAFGNSARVEVLQYSNKDNPWDGVSIGDSKKFVIPFVLGDCVNNASCFTPLIMNMPYLNGGTYTYYALRRVMEVEFPKSPSYATSTKAVIVITDGEANDSAFLRGWHDKYKHMLNTIAIGIGQYEKFLNQLQDIANGGTGNDRVFTYADFGALRESSSDIITALINSTSSCDDPFVENSCPSYCPATCDDPTPICIQVCAPPGCTCPKGHLLSKSDNGTTCVLPENCPEKKCIFPEVHTNCALPCLKTCSDPNPICPEICQLNQCVCAEGYIRKSATNLTCILQDECPEPCEPKNCGIVPLCFEPNCPAYPSAKCKSNYCDCTQWYEDGFGRRVDCNNNTCQYPMIRSDCGSACPTTCETVNADYPIACTLQCIVGACVCPKGMVLRSLTDRVCVTPGNCTKPPTVCPYPKMFQLCPSACPATCDNPNPGVCTKSNRQCAEDKCVCPPDHVLFSETDGRCVHAYECPARDCMATCAPLEFTGCSSKLSEAWSCHLSNWICAAYEWKLSMEEWWFTTGCYSEDGRMEYRWREAFSCPEYGDVDCVSPGTKTWKTDAFGCQRWQCGSGGYRDTRQLEKMWKIHSMKYQQIMKLYNEAKMVCGGGSVGEC is encoded by the exons ACTCGCATTGTAGAGCTATTATCGATGTTATTTGGGCAATGGACGGCTCAGAATCGATggaggaaaaaaatttcaaaactttgaaGAAATTTCTACAAAATGCTACAATGGAAATTTATGACAAGTTCGGAGCTTGCGCACATGTGGAGATTTTACAGTATTCGAACAAAGATTCTGTTGTGGCATC CATTCCAATTGAAGATTCCGAGCTATTTCAAATACCGTTTTCTCTTGGTGAATGCGTTAATAACGTGGATTGCATACAGCGAAGGTTGGACGAGATGGAACAACTTGGCGGACAGACGTTTACATATTACGCACTACGGAGGATTCGTGAG GTCGAGTTAAAGAAATCATCCCGAGCTGAAAGATCGAAAAAGATTGTCATTGTAGTCACAGACGGGGAGGCTAGTGACGGGGCGTCTCTGTTAGAATG GTATAAGCAAGCAATACTGGATGGAATAATACCATTTGCAATTGGCATTGGAGAATTTGATCCCGAACAACTCCAGACTATTGCCAATGGGGGAAAGAGCAATGAACGAGTGTTCAGTATCGATTCACTTTCAAAtctcaatatttcaaaaattggaGAAGTTCTCGTAAATggaatttggaatgaaacagtTCACGAGAATA TAACATGCGCTTACCCGGAAGTGTACTCACCGTGTACAAATCCTGATTGCGACAACACATGTGAGAATCCTTTCGGCAAATGCGTCGCTGATTGCAAAGGAGTAGGGTGTGTATGTGCGGAAGGATATGTGAGAATGGGAGGTGAAAACCAAACGTGTGTTAAATATGGAGATTGTC CCTCATGCCCCTATCCACAAGTCTACAAGACATGTACATCTAATTGTCCCCCGACTTGCGAAACTCCGAATCCCTTCTGCATCCAATCTTGCGCACCTGCTGGCTGTGTGTGTGCGGAAGGATATGTGCAAAAGAGCGACAATGATACAACATGTGTGAGACAGGAGGATTGTAAAA TGTCATGCGTCGATCCATTTGTCGAAAACTCTTGTCCATCATATTGTCCCGCAACATGCGACGATCCGAACCCCACTTGCATACAAGTTTGCGCACCCTCAGCTTGCACCTGCCCAAAAGGTTACTTACTATCAAAAAGCGACAATGGTACAACCTGTGTGCTGCCGGAGAACTGTCCAG CTCAGAAGAAAGCATTGCTTGAGATAATCTTTGTAATCGATGGATCAGGATCGATCGGAGAATCAAACTTTGCAATTGTGAAGAAATGGCTTGTCAACCAAACAGTAAACATATATGAAGCTTTTGGAAACTCTGCACGTGTTGAAGTATTACAATATTCAAACAAAGACAATCCCTGGGACGG GGTTTCGATTGGAGATTCAAAGAAGTTTGTTATTCCGTTTGTGCTGGGTGATTGCGTGAATAATGCATCCTGTTTCACACCATTGATTATGAACATGCCATACTTGAATGGGGGAACTTATACTTACTATGCACTACGGAGAGTAATGGAG GTGGAATTTCCAAAATCTCCAAGCTACGCAACATCCACGAAAGCAGTTATCGTTATAACTGATGGCGAAGCTAATGACAGTGCTTTCCTTCGTGGCTG GCATGATAAATACAAACATATGTTAAACACGATTGCAATAGGAATTGGACAATACGAAAAGTTTTTGAACCAATTGCAAGATATTGCAAACGGTGGCACGGGAAACGACAGAGTATTTACCTATGCGGATTTCGGTGCACTGCGTGAAAGTTCTTCCGATATTATCACTGCTCTCATCAATTCAACAT CGTCATGCGACGATCCATTTGTCGAAAACTCTTGTCCCTCATATTGTCCCGCAACTTGCGACGATCCAACTCCCATCTGCATACAAGTTTGCGCACCCCCAGGTTGCACCTGCCCAAAAGGTCATTTACTATCGAAAAGCGACAATGGTACAACCTGTGTGTTGCCGGAGAACTGCCCAg AGAAGAAATGTATCTTTCCAGAGGTTCACACAAACTGTGCGTTACCATGTTTAAAGACTTGCAGTGATCCTAACCCTATTTGCCCCGAGATCTGCCAATTGAATCAATGCGTTTGCGCTGAAGGATACATCAGGAAAAGTGCAACAAACTTAACATGTATTCTGCAGGATGAATGTCCAG AACCTTGCGAGCCCAAAAATTGTGGAATTGTTCCTCTCTGCTTTGAACCAAATTGTCCAGCATATCCATCCGCTAAATGCAAATCAAATTATTGCGATTGCACTCAATGGTACGAGGATGGATTTGGAAGACGAGTTGACTGCAACA ACAATACCTGTCAGTATCCTATGATACGTTCCGATTGCGGAAGTGCTTGTCCTACTACGTGTGAGACAGTTAATGCTGATTACCCAATCGCTTGCACTCTTCAATGCATCGTAGGTGCCTGTGTCTGTCCAAAAGGAATGGTGTTGAGGAGTTTAACTGACAGAGTATGTGTAACTCCAGGAAACTGCACAa aACCTCCAACTGTCTGTCCTTATCCAAAAATGTTTCAACTTTGTCCGTCCGCATGTCCTGCAACCTGTGACAATCCCAACCCTGGTGTTTGTACCAAAAGTAACAGGCAATGCGCAGAAGACAAATGTGTTTGTCCGCCGGATCACGTGCTCTTCAGTGAAACAGATGGAAGATGCGTTCATGCTTACGAATGCCCAG CCCGTGACTGTATGGCCACCTGCGCTCCTTTGGAATTCACTGGCTGTTCATCAAAACTTTCTGAAGCGTGGTCTTGTCATTTGTCCAATTGGATCTGCGCTGCATATGAATGGAAGTTGTCTATGGAAGAGTGGTG GTTCACAACTGGATGTTACTCAGAAGATGGAAGGATGGAATACAGATGGCGTGAAGCATTTAGCTGTCCAGAATATGGAGATGTAGATTGTGTGAGTCCCGGAACCAAAACTTGGAAGACAGATGCTTTTGGATGTCAAAGATGGCAATGCGGTAGTGGAGGATATCGAG ATACTCGCCAACTTGAGAAAATGTGGAAAATTCACAGCATGAAATACCAACAGATTATGAAACTCTATAACGAAGCGAAGATGGTGTGCGGAGGTGGCAGCGTAGGAGAATGctga